A DNA window from Bacteroidales bacterium contains the following coding sequences:
- a CDS encoding T9SS type A sorting domain-containing protein has protein sequence TSDIDNGTVVISLVAQPLSPCAVVATSQVTLQVNYCHELMIPQGWSGLSSFVNPIDPAMEDVFQSVVTDLIILQSLTGFYWPGQQINTIGNWNTQEGYSIKVTNQIELTIVGSRSSNRTLQLSQGWNLIPVLSECEAEVEALFADKGVIVVKEVAGWQLYWPAFSINTLQILQPGKAYYVLMGNAETITYPGCTKSGTSSVINSTNPNMMEIIGNAPWTMTSRSAATHIIAFPKQAISESLIKPGDYIGAFDENGNCYGMILWENSTMSMMLFGDDPTTAMKDGFTANEPVELRLHVVTTGTDYTLELTWDASWPQQNGTFAANGISAIAGINLGTALSAEDQSSNKNDVLIYPNPAGETLFIDLVDQQEIQLIMTDMHGREMLRQKLLTLRNQIDLTVLRSGIYLLQLEGKDFKRIEKIIKR, from the coding sequence AACCAGTGATATCGACAATGGAACCGTAGTCATATCCCTGGTAGCTCAGCCTTTGAGTCCATGTGCTGTTGTTGCTACCAGCCAGGTTACCCTGCAGGTGAACTATTGCCATGAACTCATGATTCCGCAGGGTTGGTCAGGGCTCTCTTCATTTGTCAATCCGATTGATCCTGCTATGGAGGATGTGTTCCAAAGCGTAGTCACTGACCTCATTATCCTTCAGTCGCTTACCGGATTCTACTGGCCAGGTCAACAGATCAACACCATAGGCAACTGGAACACCCAGGAAGGCTATTCCATCAAAGTAACCAATCAGATCGAACTGACTATTGTCGGATCGAGGTCATCCAACAGGACATTGCAACTCAGCCAGGGCTGGAACCTGATCCCTGTGTTGAGCGAATGTGAGGCGGAAGTGGAAGCACTTTTTGCAGATAAAGGGGTAATTGTAGTCAAAGAAGTAGCCGGATGGCAACTTTACTGGCCGGCATTCAGCATCAATACCTTGCAAATCCTGCAACCAGGCAAAGCGTATTATGTACTGATGGGCAATGCTGAAACAATCACCTATCCGGGTTGCACCAAAAGCGGAACCTCTTCAGTGATCAACTCTACCAATCCGAATATGATGGAAATCATCGGGAACGCGCCATGGACAATGACCAGCCGAAGTGCAGCTACCCATATCATCGCTTTCCCCAAACAAGCCATCAGTGAGTCATTGATCAAGCCTGGCGACTATATTGGGGCATTCGACGAAAATGGCAATTGCTATGGAATGATACTTTGGGAGAACTCAACAATGAGTATGATGCTGTTTGGAGATGACCCAACAACTGCCATGAAAGATGGCTTCACAGCCAATGAACCGGTCGAACTCAGACTTCATGTAGTCACAACAGGCACAGATTATACACTCGAGTTAACATGGGATGCCAGCTGGCCACAGCAGAATGGGACATTCGCCGCAAACGGCATCAGCGCCATTGCCGGAATCAACCTTGGAACGGCACTGTCAGCAGAAGATCAGAGCAGCAATAAAAATGATGTGCTGATCTATCCCAATCCGGCAGGCGAAACGCTTTTCATTGATCTTGTTGATCAGCAGGAGATTCAGTTGATCATGACCGATATGCACGGAAGGGAAATGCTGCGACAGAAACTACTCACGCTTCGCAACCAGATTGATCTGACGGTATTGCGCAGCGGAATTTACCTGTTACAGCTCGAAGGGAAGGATTTTAAGCGCATCGAGAAGATCATTAAAAGGTAA